In one window of Oryzias melastigma strain HK-1 linkage group LG5, ASM292280v2, whole genome shotgun sequence DNA:
- the id1 gene encoding DNA-binding protein inhibitor ID-1, whose translation MKVVGSTCALKTKVSGEIGLSDQSLAISKCKLPLLDEQMSVFLQDMNSCYSKLKELVPTLPTNKKASKVEILQHVIDYIWDLQIKLDEPEKSRQHSSGSVQRTPLTTLNAELGSITVENGCSDERIMCR comes from the exons ATGAAAGTTGTCGGATCTACCTGCGCCCTGAAGACCAAGGTCAGCGGAGAGATCGGCCTGTCCGACCAGAGCCTGGCCATCTCCAAGTGCAAGCTCCCGCTGCTGGACGAGCAGATGAGCGTCTTCCTGCAGGACATGAACAGCTGCTACAGCAAGCTGAAGGAGCTCGTCCCGACGCTGCCCACGAACAAGAAGGCCAGCAAAGTGGAAATCTTGCAGCACGTCATCGACTACATCTGGGACCTGCAGATCAAGTTGGACGAGCCGGAGAAGAGCCGTCAGCACTCCTCGGGGAGCGTCCAGCGCACGCCGCTGACCACACTGAACGCAGAGCTGGGGAGCATCACAGTGGAG AACGGCTGCTCAGACGAGAGAATCATGTGCCGTTAA